Within the Flavobacterium sp. N502536 genome, the region AACAACTTAGCAAGTTCGATTATGCCGTCTTCGATTTGTTTTTCGGTTAGGGAGGCATAGCCAAGTCTGAATCCGGATATGGGTTGGTCAAAACTATATTTTTCAGGAGTCATTATCTTTATTCCTTTTAGCAGCAGCTGATTGGCAATTTCAAAAATATTGACAGCTGAATTGGGAACTATCCAAAAAGCGAGGCCGCCATCGGGTTTGATAAAGGTGGTTTTGTCTTTAAGGTATTTGTTGCAAATGGCTTCAAAATAATCGCGTTTTGTTTTATAGATAAGGGTCGTTCTTTTTAGATGTCTTTTTATTTCGCCTTCGTTTATGAGTTGTAAAACCGCCTCTTCCATAATGTTATCTCCTTGTACATCAATTATTTTTCGATGTTTACCCACTTTTAAAATAGTTACCCGGTTACTTACCAGATAGCCGATTCGTAATGCCGGTGCGACAATTTTGCTCAGGGTTCCAATGTACACCGTATTTTTAGCATTACTGTAACTTGAAATGGGCAGAATCGGGCGTTGTCCAAAATGAAATTCATTGTCGTAATCGTCTTCAATAATCGTAAAATCGTATTGGTTGGACAGTTCGATGAGTTTTAATCTTCGCTTCAGACTTAAGGTAACTGTTGTTGGAAATTGATGATGCGGTGTTACATAGATTGCTTTTATGCTATCGAATTGCTTCAAATAGGCTTCGACCTCATCGATCAATAAACCATCTTTGTCAACATTTACAGGAAGCAGTTTAGCACCGCTGTTTTTAAATGTCTCCCAGGCGGGCTGATACCCCGGATTTTCGACCATTACATAATCGTCTTTAGAAAGTAAATGGTTGGCGGTTAAATACATGGCCATCTGACTTCCGCGTGTAATACAAATTTCATCTGGAGTGATATTCATGCCTCTTTTAAAATTGAGCATCTGCACAATGGCTTTTCTAAATTCTAAATTTCCATACTCGGTGCTGTATCCCATGATTTGCCAGCGTGATTTTCGGTTAAAAATCTGTCTGTACGCTCTGGCGAGTTCATTCATCGGGGCAATTCGGCTGTCGGGGATTCCATCATCAAAAACAATTAAGGGCTGTATTTCTTCTACAGTAGAATTTGTTTTTTGCTTTTGACTGGTGCTTTCGGAAGTTATGGGCAGAATATCGGCTACGAAAGTCCCTTTTCTTTCGAGTGTAACCAGCCAACCTTCAGCAATTAAAACGTCTAAAGCTTCAATTACAGTGTTTCGGTTGACTTTTAGCAATCCTGCGAGCTGTCGGCTTCCGGGCAGCGCATTTCCGCTATTGAGCATTCCTGTTTTGATTGCTTCAATTATAGCATCGGCGATTTGCAGATAAATTGCTTTTGCCGCATTTGTGTTTAGCTGAATTTCTAATTGCCAAGGTCTTAACATCTGGACTATTTATTTATGTGTAAACTGTGTCAGTTGGGTAGTCCAAAGTTAGGATAATTTTGTGGAGCAATACTGCAAAAAATAATAATTATTAAACTTATGGAAACTAAAAAACAATTTTCATCAAAAGACTTTCACGAAACCTTTGCCAGACCCACTTTTGTGATGCCTGAAAAATTAATTCACAGAAATGTAGAACAGGCCGGAGTTCACAATCAATTTTCTACAGAGCGAAAACACCCCGTTTTCTTTGTGGATCTTCCGAGTAAAAATGTAAGCATGACGATTGGCGGTTTATTGCCGGATCAATTAACGAACAGACACCGCCATACTTATGAAACGGTTATTTACGTAATTGAAGGCCATGGGTATACCGAAATTGAAGATGCAAAAGTAGAGTGGAAAGCAGGTGACGCTGTTTATATTCCGAGCTGGGCGTGGCACAGACATCAGAATTTAAGCAGTGAAGCATCGGCAAAATACATCGCCTGCGAGAATGCACCTCAGCTTCAGAATTTAGGTGTGGCATTGAGAGAAGAAGAAGGAAGGGATCTTTAAATTAAAATAGAAATAAAATGAAAAACGACCTATTTAAAGGCATTATTGCTTATCCGATTACCCCATTCGATAAAGACGAAAAAGTGGATATCAGCTTGTATAAAAAATTACTGGAACGTTTAATTGTTTCCGGTTGTCATGCCGTTGCTCCGCTGGGAAGCACCGGGGTAATGCCTTATTTGTCAGACGAAGAGAAAGAAGCGATTACTGTTGCAACAATCGAGCAGGTTAAGGGCAGAGTTCCGGTTTTGGTAGGAGTATCAAATCTGACTACAGAGAAAACCATTTACCATGCTAAATTTGCTGAGAAAGCAGGTGCAGCTGCGGTAATGATTATCCCGATGAGTTATTGGAAACTTACAGATGACGAAATTGTACAGCATTTTGACGCGGTTGCCAAACAAATTTCAATTCCGGTAATGGCTTACAATAATCCTGCAACGGGAGGAGTAGATATGTCTCCTGCTTTGTTAAAAAGGCTTCTTGAGATTGCCAATGTGACGATGATTAAAGAAAGTACCGGAGACGTTCAGAGAATGCATTATTTAAAGCGGGAATTGGGTGATGATGTAGCCTTCTTTAATGGTTCAAATCCTCTGGCACTGGCTGCATTTTCTGCAGGTGCAACCGGTTGGTGTACGGCTGCACCAAATTTAATTCCGAAACTGAATCTGGAATTGTACGACGCAATTCAGAAAAATGATTTGCAGAGCGCTCAAAAAGCATTTTACAGGCAATTGAATCTTTTGAAGTTTATTGTGAACAAAGGTTTGCCGAGAGCCATTAAAGCAGGTTTGGAAATTCAGGGAATCGAAGGAGGTTTTTTAAGAAGTCCGTTGAAACCGTTGACAGAAGCTGAAATTGCAGAGTTTAGGTTGATTTTGAAGGAAGTAGAATAGCAATGTATTGAGGTTTTACCGCAAAGTACGCTAAGTTTTTTCTAAGCTTGGTTTTATAAAAGCGCAAGGAACGCAAAGCTTTGCGTTCCTTGCGCTTATCAACGTTTCTATTTTTTTTTTAATCTTAGCGTGCTTTGCAGTTAAATTTTTAGGGAGTCTGGATTTAAAACCTGAAACAAACAAAACCTGAAACAAAAAACTATTTTGATTACTTTTGCAAAATGAATAAAAAACACCATTCCAATAACATACTTTCAAATTTAGGAATTGAAAGCCTGAATGAAATGCAAGAGGTAGCACAAGATGCTATTTTGAACGATACTAATGTTTTATTACTTTCTCCAACAGGATCAGGAAAAACATTAGCCTTTTTACTGCCGGTTTTAGAATTGTTACAGCCTGAAATTCTTTCGGTTCAATGTTTAATTTTAGTGCCTTCGCGCGAATTAGGTTTGCAGATTGAGCAGGTTTGGAAAAAAATGGGAACTCCCTACAAAGTAAATATTTGTTACGGAGGTCACTCTATTGATACTGAAATCAAGAATTTAAGCAACCCGCCAGCAGTTCTTATCGGAACTCCGGGAAGAATTGCCGATCATATTGACAGGGATACTTTCCGCACGGATAAAATTCAGACCTTGATTCTGGACGAATTTGATAAGTCTTTGCAACTGGGTTTTCATGAGCAGATGTCTTATATCATTGGGAAATTGACAAAACTGAACAAACGCGTTTTAGTTTCAGCGACTTCTGATATTGAGATTCCAAGATATACGAGAGTGGTAAATCCAACGGTTTTGGATTTTATACCGGAAGAGGAAGAGAAAACCAATCTTTCGATGAAAATGGTGGTTTCGCCAGCCAAGGATAAACTGGATAGTTTATTCAATTTGATTTGTTCGCTGAAATCACAGTCGGCGATTATTTTTTGTAATCATCGTGATGCGGCAGAACGTATTAGTGATACTTTAAACGAAAAAGGAATTTACGCGACCTATTATCATGGCGGAATGGATCAGGAAGAGCGTGAACGCGCCTTGATTCAGTTTAGAAATGGCAGTATGAGTTACCTGATTACTACAGATCTGGCTGCCCGTGGATTGGATATTCCGGAAATGAAGCACGTAATTCATTACCATTTGCCTTTAAAAGAAGACGAATTTACGCATCGTAACGGTCGTACTGCACGTATGCAGGCTTCGGGAACGGCTTATATTATTGTTCACGAAAGTGAAAAAAAGCTGGACTATATTGATTACGGAATGGAGGTTTTAAAGGTCGAAAGCACGACAACTTTACCGAAACCACCGGAGTTTCAAACGATTTATATTAGCGGCGGAAAGAAAACAAAACTGAATAAAATTGATATCGTTGGTTTCTTTTCTCAAAAAGGAAAACTCGAAAAAGGAGATTTAGGTTTGATCGAAGTGAAGGATTTTATATCGTTTGCTGCCGTGAAGTACAACAAGGTAAAAGAGCTGCTTAAGAATATTAAAGATGAAAAGATGAAGGGCAAGAAATTCAAGATCGAAGTTGCCCGTAAAGTGGTGAAGAAAGAGGAGGAGCGTTAGTCTTTTTGTTTTCGGTTTTCTCTATTTGATGTTTTTCGCAGATAACTTTTTCGGAGACTGGAATTCTCACAAAGTTTTAAGGGGTGATTTGTAGTAAAATATCACGAATTGGAGGCTGTTTTTGAGTTCTTTTGTTCCCAAAACAGACTATTTTTTACGGTTGATTTCTGTGTTTGGTTGTTTTAATTTATTGAATATTAGTGTGTTGGTTTGGAGTTTTATTACGCTTTGATCACGTTGAAACAGGGGACTAAAAGGATTGATAAAAAATTAAAGCTTAAGTCTTTAATTTATCATATTTTCTGCGTTTCTTGTGCCCGTAAATAATAAACCCCAAATTAATTATGAAAAGAATTATTACGATTGCTATTTTGTTGTTTAGTGTTGTGTCTTTTGCACAAATTAAAGTTATTGAAACTGTACCGGTTGAAAAATTAGGAAAAGTAAATAACAACTACATTCAGAAAATTGGAGATGAGTACACTGTATATTATACAAGTATTCAAAACGATGACGAGTCGTCAAGCTTGAGAAAATTTACATTTAAAAATGTTAATAACGACTACGCAAGTCTTTACAACATTATCATGAATGGTTTCACAGCAAGCCCTTTGTATGATATTAAATTAGAATTACCGAATAACTATATTTGGTTGCACTACACAGGAAGTGTTGTTCCGGAAAAAGCTACGGTTCAGTTTATGGTTTCATCAAAAGAGGCTTCTGCTGCAACAAGCAGTGTTTCTGAGCCATTTGTAAAAGATCAGATCAATAAATTATTCCAAAAATAATTTGCTTAAAGTATAAAACCAGAAAAGGCTATTCAGATTTTGAATAGCCTTTTTTTTTGTTTCAGGTTTCAGGTTGTTTTTGTTTCAAGTTTCAGGTTTCAAGTTTTGCAAATAAAAGAAAAACCTTAGAACCTTAGCGCCTCAGAACCTTAGAACCTCAAAAGAAACCTATATTTTCTTCACGTATTGTGTGATAATCACGATTTGCTGACCGTCAACTTTTCCTTCGATGTACTCGGCGTTTTCGTGGTCTAAACGGATGTTGCGTACGGCAGTTCCTTGTTTGGCAACCATGCTTGATCCTTTTACTTTAAGATCTTTGATTAAAACTACAGAATCTCCGTGCTCTAAAATTACTCCGTTACTATCGCGGTGAATGATTTTGTTTTCGTCGTCTTCACCTTCTCCAGTTGCTTGTGCCCATGCTAAGGTATCTTCATCCAAATACATCATATCAAGCAATTCCTGTGGCCAGCCTGCTGCTCGCATTCGGCTTAACATTCTCCAGGCTACAACCTGTACGGCAACGTTTTCATTCCACATGCTGTCGTTAAGACATCTCCAGTGGTTTAAATCAACATTGTCCGGATTTTCTATTTGGTCGATACAGGTAGTACAGGCTAGAATGCTTTCGTCCAGACCGCCTTTTTGGGTTGGTAATACCTGATATACTTTAAGGTTTTCTTCGGCGCCACAAAGTTCGCATTTAGATCCGCTGCGTTTGTTTAATTCTCTTTCAATGCTCATTATTTTGTTTTTATTTGAAAAGGCGAAATTACTTATAATTTGATTTGTTGACAAATTTATAATGATTTGAAATCTTTAGTAATTTTTTAAAAACAGTTCGTTTCGTAATCTTTGATAAAATCTATTAGAATTTGTTCATCTTTAATTTTAGATCTCATCATTTTTAATCTTTTTATATGAGACTTTACAATCCTCAATTCTAGGTAACATAGCATTCTTGGTAATTAAAATGTATACTTTTTACTTCTTAACCCTAACTGCATCCGGAACCAACATTTCGTATTCTCCGCCATGACGCAGTACATCACGAACAATGCTTGAAGAAATAAACGAAGTACTGGCAGCTGTTAATAGAAATACGGTTTCGATTTTAGACAATTTCCTGTTGGTGTGGGCAATGGCTTTTTCGAATTCAAAATCGGCAGGATTGCGCAGACCTCTTAGGATGAAATTGGCTTTTTGTTTTTTTGCCAAATCGATGGTTAGTCCTTCATAGGTAATAACCGAAACGTTGGGCTCGTCTTTGAAGGTTTCTTCGATGAAACGTTTTCTTTCTTTGAGTGAAAACATATACTTTTTTTCGGCATTAACACCAATAGCGATTACAATTTCATCAAATAAAGGAATTCCTCTTTTGATAATGTCTTCATGTCCAAGTGTTATGGGATCAAATGACCCTGGGAATATAGCTTTTCGCATCTTTTTTGAGGTTCTGAGGTTCTAAGGAGCTAAGTTTCTGAGTTTTTTTGCTACTTAAAAAAGTTAGTTTTTGTTCTCTTTTACCGAAATGGCAATATTGTGTTGAGTATAAAAAAGGTTCTGAGGTTCTGAGGGGCTAAGGTTTTTGAGGACTTCGACTTCGCTCCGTCTGACCATGGTTGAAATAAAAAAAGGTTCTGAGATCTTAGTACCTTAGAATCTCAGAACCTTAGTCCCTTTTTTAAGCAAGTGCCAACTCAATAGCATTGGTAAATAAATCTTCCAGAGATATTCCCGCTGCGTGTGCTTGCTGCGGAATCAGACTTTCGGTTGTTAAACCGGGAATGGTGTTCATCTCCAGCATGTAGGGTTCGTTGTCTACGATAATGAATTCGCTTCTCGAGAAACCTTTCATTTTTAAGAC harbors:
- a CDS encoding PLP-dependent aminotransferase family protein, with product MLRPWQLEIQLNTNAAKAIYLQIADAIIEAIKTGMLNSGNALPGSRQLAGLLKVNRNTVIEALDVLIAEGWLVTLERKGTFVADILPITSESTSQKQKTNSTVEEIQPLIVFDDGIPDSRIAPMNELARAYRQIFNRKSRWQIMGYSTEYGNLEFRKAIVQMLNFKRGMNITPDEICITRGSQMAMYLTANHLLSKDDYVMVENPGYQPAWETFKNSGAKLLPVNVDKDGLLIDEVEAYLKQFDSIKAIYVTPHHQFPTTVTLSLKRRLKLIELSNQYDFTIIEDDYDNEFHFGQRPILPISSYSNAKNTVYIGTLSKIVAPALRIGYLVSNRVTILKVGKHRKIIDVQGDNIMEEAVLQLINEGEIKRHLKRTTLIYKTKRDYFEAICNKYLKDKTTFIKPDGGLAFWIVPNSAVNIFEIANQLLLKGIKIMTPEKYSFDQPISGFRLGYASLTEKQIEDGIIELAKLL
- a CDS encoding cupin domain-containing protein; this translates as METKKQFSSKDFHETFARPTFVMPEKLIHRNVEQAGVHNQFSTERKHPVFFVDLPSKNVSMTIGGLLPDQLTNRHRHTYETVIYVIEGHGYTEIEDAKVEWKAGDAVYIPSWAWHRHQNLSSEASAKYIACENAPQLQNLGVALREEEGRDL
- a CDS encoding dihydrodipicolinate synthase family protein translates to MKNDLFKGIIAYPITPFDKDEKVDISLYKKLLERLIVSGCHAVAPLGSTGVMPYLSDEEKEAITVATIEQVKGRVPVLVGVSNLTTEKTIYHAKFAEKAGAAAVMIIPMSYWKLTDDEIVQHFDAVAKQISIPVMAYNNPATGGVDMSPALLKRLLEIANVTMIKESTGDVQRMHYLKRELGDDVAFFNGSNPLALAAFSAGATGWCTAAPNLIPKLNLELYDAIQKNDLQSAQKAFYRQLNLLKFIVNKGLPRAIKAGLEIQGIEGGFLRSPLKPLTEAEIAEFRLILKEVE
- a CDS encoding DEAD/DEAH box helicase encodes the protein MNKKHHSNNILSNLGIESLNEMQEVAQDAILNDTNVLLLSPTGSGKTLAFLLPVLELLQPEILSVQCLILVPSRELGLQIEQVWKKMGTPYKVNICYGGHSIDTEIKNLSNPPAVLIGTPGRIADHIDRDTFRTDKIQTLILDEFDKSLQLGFHEQMSYIIGKLTKLNKRVLVSATSDIEIPRYTRVVNPTVLDFIPEEEEKTNLSMKMVVSPAKDKLDSLFNLICSLKSQSAIIFCNHRDAAERISDTLNEKGIYATYYHGGMDQEERERALIQFRNGSMSYLITTDLAARGLDIPEMKHVIHYHLPLKEDEFTHRNGRTARMQASGTAYIIVHESEKKLDYIDYGMEVLKVESTTTLPKPPEFQTIYISGGKKTKLNKIDIVGFFSQKGKLEKGDLGLIEVKDFISFAAVKYNKVKELLKNIKDEKMKGKKFKIEVARKVVKKEEER
- a CDS encoding PhnA domain-containing protein yields the protein MSIERELNKRSGSKCELCGAEENLKVYQVLPTQKGGLDESILACTTCIDQIENPDNVDLNHWRCLNDSMWNENVAVQVVAWRMLSRMRAAGWPQELLDMMYLDEDTLAWAQATGEGEDDENKIIHRDSNGVILEHGDSVVLIKDLKVKGSSMVAKQGTAVRNIRLDHENAEYIEGKVDGQQIVIITQYVKKI
- the coaD gene encoding pantetheine-phosphate adenylyltransferase, which translates into the protein MRKAIFPGSFDPITLGHEDIIKRGIPLFDEIVIAIGVNAEKKYMFSLKERKRFIEETFKDEPNVSVITYEGLTIDLAKKQKANFILRGLRNPADFEFEKAIAHTNRKLSKIETVFLLTAASTSFISSSIVRDVLRHGGEYEMLVPDAVRVKK